atctAAATTCGTTTcagtttcatatattttaattaataatttatataaatgtgtttactaataaatatttataaataaaatttaaatgcgatttaaatatgaaacaagtattattttttaaactcgAATCCATACTAAATCTaattataactaattaaattgattCTATTAGAATTTTATCGAATTAGATATTTAAAGGTACCCGAGTCGTCACCATTTCTATATTGTATATGACTATCTAATTTAGttattcaataatttaaattatatttaatttaattgtgaGGGATCATCAATTAATgatttatatatagagagacaaatggtttaaaaaaatgaatgtaATAAATTTGtgcaagaaaagagaaaaattaaaattgtgaaaAAGGGTTCAATGCATAAGGAGAAttgaattaaactttttaattttcacgTAATTAGTTACAAATTGATGTACGTGCAAATCGGTTAATAACCAAAATAAGTTTTTAATCAATTTCTTTTATAGCATCATAAATAAAGGAAGAGGCAGTATACATCTTTCATAAAACAGTTTCACTGAACCCCCTACAAATTAATGAAGCTTTTTCCTTGTATATTCTTTCATGAACCATCACAATCCTTCACTCTCCTTTAATATATAAGGACGTCAACTTTTCTCATTTTTCATTCCATCCACAGTTTTTTAATTATCCACAGATATAACACACAGTCATTCTCTATCTTCTTCACTTCCATGGCTACATCTGAGACTCTTCCTACTATCCATAAGCATGCAAGATCTGTGTGTTGCCGCTTGATGAGTATTGGAAAGGTTATTGAAGAATGCATGAAAGTCATAGCCTTCTGGATGTGGCTCGACTCTCAAGGATTTCAAAATATCATTACAAATCTCTCTTCTCACGATGATCAATTCTTGTCTTTTGTGTATGATGAGGCTGTGTCCGTTTTATCTTCCTTGCAGGCCAATTCAACTCCATCACCAAATGCTATGCTTAATACTCTAACCTTAGCACAACGTTTCTTATCTCCCAGTGTTATTCTCTCTGACAAAGAAGAGGTCTTGAAGAGCATCACAGATATCTATACAAAAATTTGTTGTGTTCTATTTGAGGATTTTCTGAAAGAGAAAGGCACTCAACTTGGTATGAGAGGTGAAGAAGAGACTACACAGAAAATAACTGAGTGGCATGGCACTGGTCATAACTGGAAAACTTCTTACGCAGTATCATCTTCAACTGCACATGCACATGCACATTCAAATCTGAATCCTTCTGCTAAGGAGTGGAATCCTATAAATGAGCGTCTTCCTGAGGAGGATCGATGCTTGTTTTTAACTTTCTCAAACGGATATCCTCTTACTGAAAATCAAATCATCAACTTTTTTTCCAGGTGAGTATTATCGATTCATTGTTCTATGAttgattcattttttatttattgaaaattagTGTATTATGCAGTAAACACGGGCCCTGCGTGGAAAGAGTGTACGTGCACAGGCCATATGATCCGAGGAACGAGAGTAATGAGCCTCCACTGTTTGGGAAGATTGTGTTCAAGACGTATTCTGTGGCCGCTATGATCTTAAATGGAAGAAATGAAGCCAAGTTCTGGGTAGATGGAAAGCCTCTTTGGTGCAAGAGGTTTAATCCAGAGAAGAAGATGGCGGGAAATTAGTCATTTTTTTCCGATTTTGAAATGTTGTTGGGCttccaaaaaataaaatttttgattttggaaGGCACTTTGGCCCATTATGTGACTATTTCTAACCCTTGTTCCAAATCCAAACGGCAGCATATTGGGGATTTTTGTGGTTGCTTgctctaaaattaaataaataatattttaaaagttatattaaattattaattaaaaataatattttaatatattatttagaaaaaaaatattattattttaaaatgttaatattTTAGATCATGATatgtcattaatttttattagtctaataatttttcataaaatatataatataaagatttcaatttttaatttttaaaaatattatatttatatatattctttaaaatcatttttttctgtgaaaactaaatattttttataatatgaaagtaaaatataaaattttcataaaatataattataattatctgTAAATTTCATTATATAGAGTTCacaaaagataaataataataataataataacagttAAATATTAAGAACTTTCCAGTTGTacatttaactttattttttttttttgaaatgagagcagatgatttaatttgaaatttctcGAATTTATTTGGATGTATTTATGACCAGACTAAGTCTATAAATAcatttaactttatatttttataagcaCAACTTTctcaatttaataataaataattaatttaacacGAAAAACATAATATACACCAAGATCATTAAAAATGATGCTCTTCATATACAAATACATTTtacatattttcttttattaaaaaggGTTTTAGCATAAAATTGCAAGATTGAAATTCCTTTTTCCTCCCATGAgtttttgaaaattattattattattattattttaaaaagttaggCAAATATAGAAGGAATTTCATATTTCCGTGTTAAATGAGGGCTTGGAGTTGCCAGGAAATAATGAATAATGACAAATGTGGATGCACGAAAGGGAATGGAATAAACAACGAAAGTCCGATCACGCTACCTTCTTCCGGTCTTCTCTATTTCCTTACCACGACAAGGAAGCTCTTTCCTTTTTTGATATAAACTTGCTTCTTTCCCCTTTCCTTTCTCCATCCTAATCCAGGCAATGGACCCCTCTGCCACCCCCAACGTCGACGGCCAACGGCGCGAATTCTTTCAAAATGTCGTCGTAATGAGGCACGGCGACCGTATTGACAATTTTGAACCCCTCTGGACGACTACGGCTGCGAGGCCATGGGACCC
The Manihot esculenta cultivar AM560-2 chromosome 1, M.esculenta_v8, whole genome shotgun sequence genome window above contains:
- the LOC110611192 gene encoding uncharacterized protein LOC110611192, whose translation is MATSETLPTIHKHARSVCCRLMSIGKVIEECMKVIAFWMWLDSQGFQNIITNLSSHDDQFLSFVYDEAVSVLSSLQANSTPSPNAMLNTLTLAQRFLSPSVILSDKEEVLKSITDIYTKICCVLFEDFLKEKGTQLGMRGEEETTQKITEWHGTGHNWKTSYAVSSSTAHAHAHSNLNPSAKEWNPINERLPEEDRCLFLTFSNGYPLTENQIINFFSSVLCSKHGPCVERVYVHRPYDPRNESNEPPLFGKIVFKTYSVAAMILNGRNEAKFWVDGKPLWCKRFNPEKKMAGN